From the Edaphobacter bradus genome, the window GTACAACCAGATCGTCGGATACAAGATCGACGATTTCACCGGAAACCTGACGCAGGTGCTGCACTCGCCCTTCTCCACAAACGGGACGACCCCTGTCTCGATCGTGGTGAAAGCTGGCGGCCGCTACGTGTACGTCGTCAATAAGGGAACTACGGGTTCCAACGCCACGCCGGGCAATATCTCGGTATTTAGCGTGGGCTCGGGCGGTACTCTCACCTTCCAGACGCAGTATTCAAGCCGCGGCTCAACCCCGGTCTGGGCAACCATCGACTCAAGCGGCAGCTTTCTTTATGTACTGGACACGCTCTATCCCGACACGCCGGCCTATCCGAATCCGAATGGCTACGGAGACATTACGGTCTTTGCGATCGATGCCAACACCGGTCGCCTGCAGCTTGTCCCGAACCAGCAGATCAAGGACAGCAACCAGACCCAGCTGACCTTCTTCCCTGTCGGACCTAAGCCCATTATGTCGAAGGTCACTGGCAGCGGCTGCCTGTTCACCATCAACAGCGGGGACCAGACGATCTTCCCGTATTCGATCGGTTCGAATGGACAGCTCACCGTTACCGCCAACTCAACCGTCCAGACCGGGGCCGGCAACCTGACCTCGATCAACTCCAACGGCAGCTATGTCTACCTGACTGACGCAGCGGCAACTACGGACAGTCCTGGAGGGCGCGTCCTGCCTTACACCGCAGGCTCCAACTGCTCGCTGAATACGCTGACCGGCGGCGCAATCAACAATCTGGGGCTCACCTCCAACCCGACCTACTCGATGGTGGATAGCCAGGGCAAGTACCTCTATGTGTTGAACCGGTCGTCAACCAACAGCCAGAATCCGGCCACCAGCTCGATCTCGGCCTTCACGATCGACTCGGCGACCGGCAAGCTGCAGACGCTTAACAGCACGAACAATCCTTTTTCCGTTGGGTCTGGACCGGTTTGCGTGGTGGAGGATCCGACGAATCAATACATCTATACCTCGAACAACATCAGCGGCACAGTGACCGGCAAACTGATCAACAAGCACACCGGAGAACTGGCAGACCTGCAGCGCGGATCGAACTTCCCGGCAACAGGACTGGCCACGTGCCTGGCCGTGAGCGGCAACGTCAACTAACGAACTGCCATTCGCCTGGGTACGGAGCCGGTTGAGTGCGGCTCCGTACCGGCACAGCAGGGCAGCGAAAATGATTGGCATCGGAGCAAGAAAAGAGCATGACGTTTAATTCAATGGGCCGTGGAGCAATAGCCTCGATGCTGTCTCTGGCGATGGGGCTAGGCCTGACGGCATGCAGCGGCACCTACACGGTTGGCTATGTGTACGCCACAGCGGCGAAGAATACTGCAGGTCTGGTCGACGGCTTCAAGATCGACTATCAGTCAGGCGACCTGACACCGCTTGCGGACTCGCCGGTCTCTTCAGGAGGCAAGAATCCGGTTACTCTCGTTGCCGCGCCGAATCAAAAGGCTCTCTACGTCGTGCATCGGGATGACTCGAACGTGGTGTTCTTCGCGATCGGAACCGATGGCAAGATCTACCCGCAGAATACCTACAATGTGACGGGCAGCTTCCCCACCGCGGCGGCTGTTGACCCCGCCGGTAAGTTTCTCTACGTCACGTTCACTTATCAGAACGGCCCCAACGGCCAGTTGTATACGCCTGCGAATCCCGGTCCTGGAGGCGTGGCGATTTTCCCCATCAACACGGATAACTCGCTGGGAACGCCCTCGACTTTCAACCTTGGGCGCAGTCCGGTCGGAATCACTGTCACCAAGAACAACTTTGTGTACGTGATCGCGCAGGACTCCGCGACGGCAGCGAATCTGTTTGGCTTTTCGGCCAACTCCTCGAACGGTCAGCTGACTCCGCTGCCGGGCGTGACGATCAATCCCGGCAATGTCGTCTCCACTGGATACCCCTCCGGCGTCACTCCGAGCGCGATCATCACGGACTCTTCGGGAAGCCATCTATACCTCTCGGACCAGGGCGGGAACCAGGTAATTGGATACTCGATCGCCTCAAACGGAGTCCCTAGCCAGATTGGCTCGGCTCAGACCGATGCATCACCTGCCGGGCTGACGATCGATGTTACCGGCTCGTATCTTTATGTTGTCAGCTTCACCGGCGGCTCGATCAACGGCTTCACCTTCGGATCGAACGGACAACCTGTCCCTTCGAAAGTGGCTGGCAGCGTACAGGCCGGAACTGGTCCGACTTGCGTCAGCACGATTGGAGTTCCCAACAATGCCTCGCCGACGCACGCCATCTATCTGTATACCTCGAATCAGTTGAGCAACACCGTCACTGGCACGCAGTTGAACCCAAAGGACGGCAGCCTGATTCAGATTCAGAACACGCCTTATAGCGCGAGCACGCTGCCAACGTGCCTGGTTACAGTGCGGTCTTTTCCGCACTAAGCCGGATTGAGTCAGCCAGTTTGGATACACTTTTAGCGGGCGGAAGAATCGCCCGAGGATAAGGAAACACATGAGTTGGAGAACGACAATCCGCAGGGCCGTCAGCCAGACCTCGACGCCACGCAGATCGGCCGCTCGCAGGGCGGTTGCCTCTGCGATCCTATTGCCTTTGGCCTTCAGCCTGACTTCGTGCACGCGCGACTACACGGTGGCATACCTGTATGCCACGGCTACGAGCGCTTCCGGAGCGGGCGTAGTCAACGAGTACCTCGTCGACTACCAGTCGGGCGCACTTGTAGCGGCCTCAGGGTCGCCAGTGAAGGCGGGAAATAACCCGGTTAAGTTGGTGACCTCACCCAACGGCCTGTTTGTGTACGTCGTCAATCAGGGCGACTCCACCGTGCAGGAGTTCGCGGTCAATGCGGCCAACGGAACACTCTCGTCGAAGAACACCTACAAGACCGGGAGCGCGCCGACCTCCGCAGCCATCGATGTCGCCGGCAAGTTCCTTTACGTGACCTACACCTACCAGAGCGGATACTCGGCGACTAACCCCGGCCCCGGTGGTATCAACATCTTTCCGATCAACTCCGACAACAGCCTCGGCACGGCAACCTCGGTCAACATTGGGAACAACCCGGTCGGCATCGTCACGAGCAACTTCAGCAACTACGTTTACGTAGTGGACCAGGAGCCAGCATCCGGAACCAGCGCTCAGCACGGCGTGATCCTCGGCTTCTCGCAGAACACGAGCACAGGCGCGCTGACGCCGGCCACAGGCACGACGATCACGACCGACAGCACAGGCAAGACGGTGGCCACAGGCTATGGAGCAGGTACCGTGCCGAGCGCCATCGCCATCGACCCAACGGCCCGCTTCGTCTACGTTACAGACCGCTCGACCAATCAGCTCTATGGGAGTGGAGTGCAGGCCGGCGGTCGGCTCACCCCGATGACCAACTCGCCCTTTGCCACGGGTCTGCTGCCGGTCTCCATTACGATTGACCCTCGCGGCCTATATCTGTACGTGGCCAACTTCAACTCGAACACCGTGGGAGCCTATGTCATCGACCAGGCCACCGGTGCGGCGGTCGGCTCGGTCGGTTCGGGGTCCACACAGGTGGGTACAGGCCCTTCCTGTGTGGCGATTGATCCTGCGCTGGGGGTTTACCTGTACACGGCCAACAATCTCGACAACACGATTACTGGCCAGAAGCTTGATTCGCATAACGGCGGTCTGAAGGCGATTGAAAACACTCCCTTCCCCGCCTCCGGACTTCCCACCTGCGTGGCCTCAGTCGCTAATGGCTCGCACGCAACCCAGATCGTCGTTCCGTAACTCGGATCGGCACGTCAGGTTGAATTACTTCAAAGGCCTCGCTTCGGCGGGGCCTTTCTGCGTGAGGATGGCTGGGCAGCCTTGCAGATGGCGAGGTGAGGATCTGCCGAAACGCAGCGGCCAGGAGCCAGATTAGCCAGCAAGCAGCAGGGTCTGCCAGCGCGAGGAAGAGGAGACAGGCCGCGCGCCCTTCAAGCAGCGCATGATGAAACTCCATCGACGAGAACTGGGAGAGCACACTGGCCCAGTAGCTGGGGCCAACGATGGCGATCAATCCAAATAGAACAAAGGCGATCTGCCTGATCCGTGATCATTGGAATCAGAAGACAGACGGGAAAGAAGCCCAGCAGGAAGTAAGGGGGCCAGGATTTCTTGGGGAACAGAACCAGAACGAGAGTCAAGGCCGCCATGCCGAAGACGAGAGGGCGCAGATAAAGGCGGCCCTGGGCGCGAGTCGTCGCGCGAGCCACGAGGATGAAGATCAGCAGGAGAAAGGCCGCGACAATGCCGCCCAGCAGCAATGAAGGCAATGTGATGACGAGCATCGCTTCGACGAGGTAAGGCAGATTGTTGGCCGATTTGAACCCGCCCTCAACCCGAAGAACACTCAGGATGGGAAGATGCTTTGCGACAAAAGCTCCATAGATGAGGACAACAGGTAGGGCAAGCCCCGCGGCCCAACGCCAGCGGCGCGGGACAGAGAAGAAGAACAATGGCGCGTAGAGCAGAGGGAGGAACTTGATGACGGAGGCTCCCAGACCAACGCATCCCCCCGACGGCAGAGGCCGGCCTCGAAGAAACAGCAGGGTAGAGAGAAGAAAGAGCATAGCGATGACGACGTTATCCTGACCGTCGATGGCGACAAACTGAAGGCTGATGGCGCTGGAGAGATAGAGCAAGGCGCTGCTGCGGAGTTGCTGGTCGGATACCACTCTGCGGCCGAGTTCGAGCCACAGCGGGAACATCACGCACTCGCATACGACCGAAAACAGGATGATGACCAGAGGCGAGGGCCAGAGACGCGCGAGGGCCGCATCCAGATAAGCGTGCAGCGGAGCGTAGCTGCTGCTGAAGTCGCGGTATGGGAGCAGCCCGTGGAGCACCTGCATGGCTTCAGGCCAGTAGAAGCCGGGATGTCCCCGCGAGGCTGGAGGCGGAGGACGAAAAGACTCCGAGGTAGGCGGCAAAGCGGCTGACGACAAAGGCTGCAGAGATGAGGCGGTCGAATTGTTAGGAAGGAAGAGCCCTGAGCCGTTTGCTC encodes:
- a CDS encoding lactonase family protein, producing MSWRTTIRRAVSQTSTPRRSAARRAVASAILLPLAFSLTSCTRDYTVAYLYATATSASGAGVVNEYLVDYQSGALVAASGSPVKAGNNPVKLVTSPNGLFVYVVNQGDSTVQEFAVNAANGTLSSKNTYKTGSAPTSAAIDVAGKFLYVTYTYQSGYSATNPGPGGINIFPINSDNSLGTATSVNIGNNPVGIVTSNFSNYVYVVDQEPASGTSAQHGVILGFSQNTSTGALTPATGTTITTDSTGKTVATGYGAGTVPSAIAIDPTARFVYVTDRSTNQLYGSGVQAGGRLTPMTNSPFATGLLPVSITIDPRGLYLYVANFNSNTVGAYVIDQATGAAVGSVGSGSTQVGTGPSCVAIDPALGVYLYTANNLDNTITGQKLDSHNGGLKAIENTPFPASGLPTCVASVANGSHATQIVVP
- a CDS encoding lactonase family protein, which gives rise to MSVAMGLGMTACGGGTIGYLWVLGTQYNQIVGYKIDDFTGNLTQVLHSPFSTNGTTPVSIVVKAGGRYVYVVNKGTTGSNATPGNISVFSVGSGGTLTFQTQYSSRGSTPVWATIDSSGSFLYVLDTLYPDTPAYPNPNGYGDITVFAIDANTGRLQLVPNQQIKDSNQTQLTFFPVGPKPIMSKVTGSGCLFTINSGDQTIFPYSIGSNGQLTVTANSTVQTGAGNLTSINSNGSYVYLTDAAATTDSPGGRVLPYTAGSNCSLNTLTGGAINNLGLTSNPTYSMVDSQGKYLYVLNRSSTNSQNPATSSISAFTIDSATGKLQTLNSTNNPFSVGSGPVCVVEDPTNQYIYTSNNISGTVTGKLINKHTGELADLQRGSNFPATGLATCLAVSGNVN
- a CDS encoding lactonase family protein, with protein sequence MTFNSMGRGAIASMLSLAMGLGLTACSGTYTVGYVYATAAKNTAGLVDGFKIDYQSGDLTPLADSPVSSGGKNPVTLVAAPNQKALYVVHRDDSNVVFFAIGTDGKIYPQNTYNVTGSFPTAAAVDPAGKFLYVTFTYQNGPNGQLYTPANPGPGGVAIFPINTDNSLGTPSTFNLGRSPVGITVTKNNFVYVIAQDSATAANLFGFSANSSNGQLTPLPGVTINPGNVVSTGYPSGVTPSAIITDSSGSHLYLSDQGGNQVIGYSIASNGVPSQIGSAQTDASPAGLTIDVTGSYLYVVSFTGGSINGFTFGSNGQPVPSKVAGSVQAGTGPTCVSTIGVPNNASPTHAIYLYTSNQLSNTVTGTQLNPKDGSLIQIQNTPYSASTLPTCLVTVRSFPH